One genomic region from Pempheris klunzingeri isolate RE-2024b chromosome 4, fPemKlu1.hap1, whole genome shotgun sequence encodes:
- the igsf11 gene encoding immunoglobulin superfamily member 11, whose amino-acid sequence MVKFHNSDLWIAWMVIFCMEGSKFDLHTGKVSVRALDVTVSQSSIQVARGQAAVLPCSFTTSAALNNLNIIWMVIPLSNANQPEQVIIYQGGQVFSLANHLNGRVGFVATMPSTSASIFINNTQLSDTGTYQCLVNNLPDRGGRNIGVIGLTVLVPPSVPACRIQGTLDVGSDIMLICSSDEGIPTPSYSWEKLDALPKLPHNAMQDQMQGTVTLRNISTSTSGLYQCTSSNAIGKSTCLLNLQVVAPQPQSVGLIAGTIATGVLAVIICSLLVVVTLFYWKNKNKYDEEEIPNEIREDDLPPKRSSSVKAFHADASSSENDTLTSTNTYNSRYWHNPKPNYDTNSYTRYNGDTRQTFSTAAHGAHGHGQAQNAGHGHSTVVTAPGSVPLSRHVQPTTATTTSFANGSHTLPPPKTLVVTTNSAPSPPTMVRSNGSVSLKPVVTSTHGQHTHSYAVSQATLERMGAVPVMVPAQSRAGSLV is encoded by the exons TCTCTGTGCGGGCGCTGGACGTGACGGTGTCTCAGAGCAGTATCCAGGTGGCCCGTGGTCAAGCAGCCGTCCTGCCCTGCTCCTTCACCACCAGCGCTGCCCTCAACAACCTCAACATCATCTGGATGGTGATACCACTGTCCAATGCCAACCAGCCAGAACAG GTGATAATTTACCAGGGCGGCCAGGTGTTCAGCCTCGCCAACCACCTCAATGGTCGTGTGGGCTTCGTGGCCACCATGCCAAGCACAAGTGCCTCCATCTTCATCAACAACACCCAGCTGTCCGACACTGGGACCTACCAGTGCCTGGTCAACAACCTCCCAGACAGAGGGGGGCGCAACATCGGCGTCATCGGGCTCACCGTGCTGG TGCCCCCCTCGGTGCCAGCATGTAGAATCCAGGGCACGCTGGATGTAGGAAGTGACATCATGCTGATCTGCAGCTCAGATGAAGGTATTCCCACGCCGTCCTACTCCTGGGAGAAGCTGGACGCGCTGCCCAAGCTGCCGCACAACGCCATGCAAG ACCAGATGCAGGGCACCGTAACACTTAGaaacatcagcaccagcaccTCAGGACTCTACCAGTGTACCTCCAGCAACGCTATTGGCAAGAGCACCTGCCTGCTCAACCTGCAGGTTGTAGCAC CCCAGCCTCAGAGTGTGGGTCTGATAGCGGGGACCATCGCTACGGGAGTCCTAGCTGTCATCATCTGTTCCCTTCTAGTGGTGGTCACGCTCTTCTACtggaagaataagaataaatacGATGAGGAGGAGATCCCCAATGAGATCAG AGAAGATGATCTTCCTCCCAAGAGGTCATCATCAGTAAAGGCTTTCCACGCAGACGCCTCATCCTCAGAGAACGACACGCTGACGTCCACCAACACCTACAACAGCCGATACTGGCACAACCCCAAACCCAACTACGACACCAACTCATATACACGCTACAACGGAGACACTCGCCAGACCTTCTCCACGGCTGCTCATGGTGCACACGGACACGGACAGGCCCAGAACGCAGGACACGGCCACAGTACAGTGGTCACAGCACCAGGCTCGGTCCCACTATCCCGCCACGTGCAGCCTACGACGGCAACGACGACATCGTTTGCCAATGGCAGCCACACGCTCCCGCCACCCAAGACTCTGGTGGTCACCACAAACTCTGCCCCATCCCCTCCCACCATGGTGCGCAGCAACGGCTCTGTGAGCCTCAAGCCGGTGGTGACGTCCACACATGGGCAGCATACGCACTCCTACGCGGTGAGCCAGGCCACGCTGGAGCGGATGGGGGCAGTGCCCGTAATGGTGCCCGCCCAGAGCAGAGCGGGCTCACTGGTCTGA